A genomic stretch from Taeniopygia guttata chromosome 9, bTaeGut7.mat, whole genome shotgun sequence includes:
- the LOC115496397 gene encoding uncharacterized protein isoform X3, protein MQIAGYKSGGAGRERRAGSGAAMAPGTDRPPHGEGCAGPRGDRRTRKPLVEKKRRARINESLRELRLLLADSEFQAKLENAEVLERTVRRVRAALERRARAAPASTPPRRPSCSTTCWSPCPSARAAARTRSRTLRRSRRSGPGPPAGSRCRRPQPARARRCPPPARRPARARRGPGRAAPTRTDCTRPRRAACPRPARPNPCGDPGNSGEESAPTCLWGGQRARTAACSV, encoded by the exons ATGCAAATCGCGGGCTATAAaagcggcggcgcggggcgggagcggcgcgcAGGGAGCGGAGCGGCCATGGCGCCGGGCACGGACCGCCCGCCACACGGCGAGGGCTGCGCGGGGCCCCGCGGCGACCGGAGG ACGAGGAAGCCGCTGGTGGAGAAGAAGCGCCGGGCGCGCATCAACGAGAGCCTGCGGGAGCTGCGGCTGCTGCTGGCCGACAGCGAG TTTCAGGCGAAGCTGGAGAACGCGGAGGTGCTGGAGCGGACGGTGCGGCGGGTGCGGGCCGCGCTGGAGCGCCGCGCCCGCG CTGCCCCGGCATCGACGCCACCACGGCGGCCGAGCTGCTCAACCACCTGCTGGAGTCCATGCCCCTCAGCGAGGGCGGCTGCCCGGACTCGCTCACGGACCTTGCGGCGGAGCCGGCGCTCGGGCCCTGGCCCGCCGGCGGGGAGCCGGTGCCGCCGGCCGCAGCCCGcccgggcccggcgctgcccgcccccggcccgcagACCCGCTCGGGCGaggcgggggccgggccgggccgcacCGACACGGACGGACTGCACGCGTCCCAGACGCGCGGCCTGCCCTCGCCCGGCTCGCCCAAATCCATGTGGAGACCCTGGTAACAGCGGAGAGGAGTCAGCGCCGACCTGCCTGTGGGGTGGGCAGCGTGCCCGCACGGCCGCGTGTTCGGTGTGA
- the LOC115496397 gene encoding transcription cofactor HES-6 isoform X2: protein MQIAGYKSGGAGRERRAGSGAAMAPGTDRPPHGEGCAGPRGDRRTRKPLVEKKRRARINESLRELRLLLADSEFQAKLENAEVLERTVRRVRAALERRARGAGRRLLEASERFAAGYIQCMHEVHTFVSSCPGIDATTAAELLNHLLESMPLSEGGCPDSLTDLAAEPALGPWPAGGEPVPPAAARPGPALPAPGPQTRSGEAGAGPGRTDTDGLHASQTRGLPSPGSPKSMWRPW, encoded by the exons ATGCAAATCGCGGGCTATAAaagcggcggcgcggggcgggagcggcgcgcAGGGAGCGGAGCGGCCATGGCGCCGGGCACGGACCGCCCGCCACACGGCGAGGGCTGCGCGGGGCCCCGCGGCGACCGGAGG ACGAGGAAGCCGCTGGTGGAGAAGAAGCGCCGGGCGCGCATCAACGAGAGCCTGCGGGAGCTGCGGCTGCTGCTGGCCGACAGCGAG TTTCAGGCGAAGCTGGAGAACGCGGAGGTGCTGGAGCGGACGGTGCGGCGGGTGCGGGCCGCGCTGGAGCGCCGCGCCCGCGG ggccgggcggcggctcCTGGAGGCCAGCGAGCGCTTCGCCGCCGGCTACATCCAGTGCATGCACGAGGTGCACACCTTCGTCTCCAGCTGCCCCGGCATCGACGCCACCACGGCGGCCGAGCTGCTCAACCACCTGCTGGAGTCCATGCCCCTCAGCGAGGGCGGCTGCCCGGACTCGCTCACGGACCTTGCGGCGGAGCCGGCGCTCGGGCCCTGGCCCGCCGGCGGGGAGCCGGTGCCGCCGGCCGCAGCCCGcccgggcccggcgctgcccgcccccggcccgcagACCCGCTCGGGCGaggcgggggccgggccgggccgcacCGACACGGACGGACTGCACGCGTCCCAGACGCGCGGCCTGCCCTCGCCCGGCTCGCCCAAATCCATGTGGAGACCCTGGTAA
- the LOC115496397 gene encoding transcription cofactor HES-6 isoform X1 — protein MQIAGYKSGGAGRERRAGSGAAMAPGTDRPPHGEGCAGPRGDRRTRKPLVEKKRRARINESLRELRLLLADSEFQAKLENAEVLERTVRRVRAALERRARGECRPGGRRGAAGPARASPAPLAVPRGAGAGRRLLEASERFAAGYIQCMHEVHTFVSSCPGIDATTAAELLNHLLESMPLSEGGCPDSLTDLAAEPALGPWPAGGEPVPPAAARPGPALPAPGPQTRSGEAGAGPGRTDTDGLHASQTRGLPSPGSPKSMWRPW, from the exons ATGCAAATCGCGGGCTATAAaagcggcggcgcggggcgggagcggcgcgcAGGGAGCGGAGCGGCCATGGCGCCGGGCACGGACCGCCCGCCACACGGCGAGGGCTGCGCGGGGCCCCGCGGCGACCGGAGG ACGAGGAAGCCGCTGGTGGAGAAGAAGCGCCGGGCGCGCATCAACGAGAGCCTGCGGGAGCTGCGGCTGCTGCTGGCCGACAGCGAG TTTCAGGCGAAGCTGGAGAACGCGGAGGTGCTGGAGCGGACGGTGCGGCGGGTGCGGGCCGCGCTGGAGCGCCGCGCCCGCGGTGAGTGCCGGCCCGGGGGGCGACGGGGGgcggccggcccggcccgcgcctCACCCGCGCCCCTCGCTGTGCCCCgcggcgccggggccgggcggcggctcCTGGAGGCCAGCGAGCGCTTCGCCGCCGGCTACATCCAGTGCATGCACGAGGTGCACACCTTCGTCTCCAGCTGCCCCGGCATCGACGCCACCACGGCGGCCGAGCTGCTCAACCACCTGCTGGAGTCCATGCCCCTCAGCGAGGGCGGCTGCCCGGACTCGCTCACGGACCTTGCGGCGGAGCCGGCGCTCGGGCCCTGGCCCGCCGGCGGGGAGCCGGTGCCGCCGGCCGCAGCCCGcccgggcccggcgctgcccgcccccggcccgcagACCCGCTCGGGCGaggcgggggccgggccgggccgcacCGACACGGACGGACTGCACGCGTCCCAGACGCGCGGCCTGCCCTCGCCCGGCTCGCCCAAATCCATGTGGAGACCCTGGTAA